In Janthinobacterium rivuli, a single genomic region encodes these proteins:
- a CDS encoding cation:proton antiporter yields the protein MQSLISIAADLSWPFAITLAWVVGEFGHRWTGLPRISFYGVIGFVLAQTQVGILPQTDAGPMLVLADVAFGLILFEVGYRINLRWLKNNPWIAVTGLVESLLTFAVVYFIGIEFGSTSMTALLLASLAMSTSPATIMRVINEERSSGQVTERIVHLTALNCVLAVFTFNIIVGFWMFQSSTDLIEASSSSAAVLAASVAAGTVFGIVVPAMLRRLGNMAQDATVAFALSVMLLVALTYTTSLSPLLATLTFGLVARHRRVAFSQAQRNFGAMGELLTVLLFVYAASTLEWASVTAGAGLALAVVGGRLLTKVVGVAAFSHVSGISWRKGVLTGVALTPVSVFIILLLEHARQHGVNFGDELNALAAITLGLELVGPVLVQRVLMLAKETHEIKER from the coding sequence ATGCAAAGTCTGATCTCGATCGCCGCCGACCTGTCCTGGCCGTTCGCCATCACCCTGGCCTGGGTGGTGGGCGAATTCGGCCACCGCTGGACTGGCCTGCCGCGCATCAGTTTTTACGGCGTGATCGGTTTCGTCCTCGCCCAGACGCAGGTGGGCATCCTGCCGCAGACGGACGCCGGCCCCATGCTGGTGCTGGCCGACGTGGCCTTCGGCCTGATCCTGTTCGAGGTCGGCTACCGCATCAACCTGCGCTGGCTGAAGAACAACCCGTGGATCGCCGTCACGGGCCTGGTCGAATCCTTGCTGACCTTTGCCGTCGTCTACTTCATCGGCATCGAATTCGGCAGCACCTCGATGACGGCGCTGCTGCTGGCATCGCTCGCCATGTCCACCTCGCCGGCCACCATCATGCGCGTCATCAACGAGGAACGCAGTTCGGGCCAGGTCACGGAACGCATCGTCCACCTCACGGCCTTGAATTGCGTGCTGGCCGTCTTCACGTTCAACATCATCGTCGGCTTCTGGATGTTCCAGAGCTCCACCGACCTGATCGAGGCGAGCAGCAGTAGCGCCGCCGTGCTGGCCGCCTCGGTGGCCGCCGGCACCGTCTTCGGCATCGTCGTGCCGGCCATGCTGCGCCGCCTGGGCAACATGGCGCAGGACGCCACCGTGGCGTTCGCGCTGTCGGTGATGCTGCTCGTCGCCCTGACCTACACCACCAGCCTGTCGCCGCTGCTGGCCACGCTCACCTTCGGCCTGGTGGCGCGCCACCGCCGTGTCGCCTTCAGTCAGGCGCAGCGCAATTTCGGCGCCATGGGCGAGCTGCTGACGGTGCTGCTGTTCGTATATGCCGCCTCGACCCTGGAATGGGCCAGCGTGACGGCCGGCGCGGGCCTGGCCCTGGCCGTCGTCGGCGGACGCTTGCTGACGAAGGTCGTTGGCGTGGCCGCGTTTTCGCACGTGAGCGGCATTTCCTGGCGCAAGGGTGTGCTGACGGGCGTGGCGCTGACGCCCGTCTCCGTCTTCATCATCCTGCTGCTCGAACACGCGCGCCAGCACGGCGTGAACTTCGGCGACGAATTGAACGCCCTGGCCGCCATCACCCTGGGCCTGGAACTGGTTGGCCCCGTGCTGGTGCAGCGCGTGCTGATGCTGGCCAAAGAAACCCACGAAATCAAGGAGCGCTAA
- a CDS encoding YbdK family carboxylate-amine ligase: MPLEPFGQSAALTFGVELELQLVNLSDYDLTAASPDLLHLLNKKPFPGNVTPEITESMIEINSSVHTHHGPLLEQLQEIRDTLITAGDKLNIGIAGGGTHPFQQWSSQKIFSKPRFQEISELYGYLAKQFTIFGQHVHIGCASGDDAMFLLHSLNRYIPHFIALSASSPYVQGRDTLFDSARLNSVFAFPMSGRAPFTLSWDQFSNEYFAKMENTGIIKSMKDFYWDIRPKPEFGTIELRVCDTPLTVERAAALAAYLQALCRYLLERKEVPPVEDDYLVYNYNRFQACRFGLDGAITHPKTYETMSLREDIMTTLRKMEPHAEALGSTPALKHLSDVAKQWSDAQYLRKQRNVQGSAEGMVDSAIRCFRGEPMNY; encoded by the coding sequence ATGCCGCTGGAACCCTTTGGCCAATCGGCCGCGCTGACCTTCGGCGTCGAACTCGAACTGCAACTGGTGAACCTGTCGGACTATGACTTGACGGCCGCCAGCCCCGACCTGCTGCATCTGCTGAACAAAAAACCGTTCCCCGGCAACGTCACGCCGGAAATCACCGAGAGCATGATCGAGATTAACTCGAGCGTGCACACGCATCACGGCCCCCTGCTGGAGCAGTTGCAGGAGATCCGCGACACCCTGATCACGGCCGGCGACAAGCTCAATATCGGCATCGCGGGCGGTGGCACGCACCCGTTCCAGCAATGGTCGTCGCAAAAGATCTTTTCCAAACCCCGCTTCCAGGAGATTTCGGAACTGTACGGCTACCTGGCCAAGCAGTTCACCATCTTCGGCCAGCACGTGCACATCGGCTGCGCCTCGGGCGACGACGCCATGTTCCTGCTGCATTCGCTGAACCGCTACATCCCCCACTTCATCGCCCTGTCGGCGTCTTCTCCCTACGTGCAGGGGCGCGACACCCTGTTCGACTCGGCCCGCCTGAACTCCGTGTTCGCGTTTCCCATGAGCGGGCGCGCGCCGTTCACCCTGAGCTGGGACCAGTTCTCCAACGAGTATTTCGCCAAGATGGAGAACACGGGCATCATCAAGAGCATGAAGGATTTTTACTGGGATATCCGTCCCAAGCCGGAATTCGGCACCATCGAACTGCGCGTGTGCGACACGCCGCTGACGGTGGAACGGGCCGCCGCGCTGGCCGCCTACCTGCAGGCCCTGTGCCGCTACCTGCTCGAACGCAAGGAGGTGCCGCCGGTCGAAGACGATTACCTCGTATATAACTACAACCGCTTCCAGGCTTGCCGCTTCGGCCTCGATGGCGCCATCACGCATCCGAAAACCTACGAAACGATGTCGCTGCGCGAAGACATCATGACCACCTTGCGCAAAATGGAACCGCACGCCGAGGCGCTGGGCAGCACGCCGGCCCTGAAACACCTGTCGGACGTGGCCAAGCAGTGGAGCGATGCGCAATACCTGCGCAAGCAGCGCAATGTGCAGGGCAGCGCGGAGGGGATGGTTGATTCGGCGATTCGATGTTTTCGCGGCGAGCCGATGAACTACTGA
- a CDS encoding FecR domain-containing protein gives MADYRTAVNQRRVVTLADGTQLTLNTNSAVNIDYSAEQRQIHLLAGEIFIATGKDAAQRPFFVGTPHGSLQALGTRFTVRLHEGYASAGVLEGAVAVLADDGAQRLVLRPGEGAHFDGTGAHRQALAPYGGGWLNGMLVARDMRLADFLADLSRYSDHPLACAPAVAGLRVSGSYPLADVGAILDAVSASLQLRRNTVTRFWGHQVVRIELAAR, from the coding sequence ATGGCCGACTATCGTACGGCCGTCAACCAGCGCCGCGTCGTGACCCTGGCCGACGGTACGCAACTCACGCTCAACACGAATAGCGCGGTGAATATCGACTACAGCGCGGAACAACGCCAGATTCATTTGCTGGCCGGTGAAATCTTCATCGCCACCGGCAAGGATGCGGCACAGCGGCCCTTCTTCGTCGGCACGCCGCATGGCAGTCTGCAGGCGCTGGGCACGCGCTTCACCGTGCGCCTGCACGAAGGCTATGCCAGCGCCGGCGTGCTCGAAGGGGCCGTCGCCGTGCTGGCCGATGATGGCGCCCAGCGCCTGGTGCTGCGTCCCGGCGAAGGCGCGCATTTCGACGGCACGGGTGCACACCGCCAGGCGCTGGCGCCATATGGCGGCGGGTGGCTCAATGGCATGCTGGTGGCGCGCGACATGCGCCTGGCCGATTTCCTCGCCGATCTGTCGCGCTACAGCGACCATCCGCTGGCCTGCGCGCCCGCCGTCGCCGGCCTGCGCGTCTCCGGCTCCTACCCGCTGGCCGATGTGGGCGCCATCCTCGACGCCGTCAGCGCCAGCCTGCAACTGCGGCGCAATACCGTCACGCGCTTCTGGGGCCATCAGGTGGTGCGCATCGAACTGGCGGCCCGCTGA
- a CDS encoding TonB-dependent siderophore receptor: MHHASRSLLTRTVLACALSQIGMALALPAFAQAQSQQVRVYSIPAGALGDVLTRFGSDSAILLSFSSDATQGLRSAGLQGSYGVQDGFRVLLAGSGLQAVPQANGGYLLQKVPASTGAPTADSRSVAVMGGVTVVAAAERNAATSGTGSYTGGPASGATGLALTQRETPQSLTIVTRQQMDDQNSNAVSDVMKNVNGVSVQNYDSDRWSFQARGFSVTNFQYDGVSAIYDGVYDWGTTNSDMAIYDRIEVLKGATGLMSGSGDPSATVNMVRKRPTAHFEGSGTLGAGSWDNYRGEVDVSGPLNDSRTVRGRLVGAYQDKHSYLDRYKQQKSVAYGLIEADLTPVTLLTAGFTHQDYKPRGSTWTGFPLMFSDGTRTNFPTSWNPATDWSRRDMQNTTLFTSLEHTFANEWKLTLSANQLRSKHDSVLGSASGGNPNPVTGAGAFYYMGKYKGDRRQSTVNVDASGPFTAFGRRHEAMFGYSSSTAKQDGPVYESVYPPVEGSYFDWRGQYAEPAFKRLGNDNDSTRQSGLYGAVRLRPVDALSVIVGTRISNYKMDQKRSLFDNATPSHTHMDESGVITPYAGVVYDLDRTYSVFGSYTSIFAPQSNRDVNRNFLSPVRGKGVEAGVKAEYLDGKVNASASLFQIRQSNMASSVGQVNGEEVFKAIEGITSRGVEMEVTGDVMQDVKLSAGYTYTHVRDADGKDVFSTMLQTTQPAHLLRVQGTWRLPASLDKLSIGGGINWQSNYYGNIWNPAIEDDSRIKQGSYALVNLMARYEISKNVTASINVNNLLDKKYFTGLGLFQTGFYGEPRNVMFTVRTKF, encoded by the coding sequence ATGCACCACGCTTCGCGTTCCCTCCTTACCCGCACCGTCCTGGCCTGCGCCCTGTCGCAGATCGGCATGGCCCTGGCCCTGCCGGCATTCGCTCAGGCGCAAAGCCAGCAAGTACGCGTCTACAGCATTCCGGCCGGCGCGCTGGGCGACGTGCTGACGCGCTTCGGCAGCGACAGCGCCATCCTGCTGTCGTTTTCCAGCGATGCCACGCAAGGCTTGCGCAGCGCCGGGCTGCAAGGCAGCTATGGCGTGCAGGACGGCTTCCGCGTGCTGCTGGCCGGCAGCGGCCTGCAGGCCGTGCCGCAGGCGAATGGCGGCTACCTGCTGCAAAAGGTTCCCGCCAGCACTGGCGCCCCTACGGCGGACAGCCGCAGTGTGGCCGTCATGGGCGGCGTCACCGTGGTGGCGGCGGCCGAGCGCAACGCCGCCACCAGCGGCACGGGCAGCTACACGGGCGGCCCTGCCAGCGGCGCCACGGGCCTGGCCCTGACGCAGCGCGAAACACCGCAATCGCTGACCATCGTCACGCGCCAGCAGATGGATGACCAGAACAGCAACGCCGTCTCCGACGTCATGAAGAACGTCAATGGCGTGAGCGTGCAAAACTATGACAGCGACCGCTGGAGCTTCCAGGCGCGCGGCTTTTCCGTCACCAATTTCCAGTACGACGGCGTGTCGGCCATCTATGACGGTGTCTACGACTGGGGCACGACCAACAGCGATATGGCCATCTATGACCGCATCGAGGTGCTGAAGGGCGCGACGGGTTTGATGAGCGGCTCGGGCGACCCGTCGGCCACCGTCAACATGGTGCGCAAGCGCCCCACCGCCCACTTCGAAGGCTCGGGCACCCTGGGCGCGGGATCGTGGGACAACTACCGCGGCGAAGTCGATGTCTCCGGCCCCCTGAACGACAGCCGCACGGTGCGCGGCCGCCTGGTGGGCGCCTATCAGGACAAACACTCCTACCTGGACCGTTACAAGCAGCAAAAATCCGTCGCCTACGGCCTCATCGAGGCGGACCTGACACCCGTCACTCTGCTGACGGCCGGCTTCACGCACCAGGACTACAAGCCGCGCGGCTCCACCTGGACGGGCTTTCCCCTGATGTTTTCCGACGGTACGCGCACGAACTTTCCCACCTCGTGGAATCCTGCCACCGACTGGAGCCGCCGCGACATGCAGAACACCACGCTGTTCACGTCGCTGGAACATACGTTCGCCAACGAGTGGAAGCTGACATTGAGCGCCAACCAGCTGCGCAGCAAGCATGACAGCGTGCTCGGTTCGGCCAGCGGCGGCAATCCCAACCCTGTCACCGGCGCAGGCGCGTTTTACTACATGGGAAAATACAAGGGCGACCGCCGCCAGAGCACCGTCAACGTGGACGCCAGCGGGCCATTCACGGCCTTCGGCCGCCGGCATGAAGCGATGTTCGGCTATTCCAGTTCGACGGCAAAGCAGGATGGCCCCGTCTACGAATCGGTCTACCCGCCCGTGGAAGGCAGTTACTTTGACTGGCGCGGCCAGTACGCGGAACCGGCGTTCAAGCGCCTCGGGAACGACAACGACAGCACGCGCCAGAGCGGCCTGTATGGCGCCGTGCGCCTGCGTCCCGTTGACGCGCTGTCGGTCATCGTCGGCACGCGGATCAGCAACTACAAGATGGACCAGAAGCGCAGCTTATTCGACAATGCCACGCCCAGCCATACGCACATGGACGAAAGCGGCGTCATCACGCCGTATGCGGGCGTCGTGTATGACCTCGACAGGACGTACTCCGTGTTCGGCAGCTACACCAGCATCTTCGCGCCGCAGAGTAACCGCGACGTGAACCGTAACTTCCTGTCACCCGTGCGCGGCAAGGGTGTTGAAGCGGGCGTGAAGGCAGAATATTTGGATGGCAAGGTCAATGCCAGCGCGTCCCTGTTCCAGATCCGCCAGAGCAACATGGCCAGCTCCGTGGGCCAAGTCAACGGTGAGGAGGTATTCAAGGCCATCGAGGGCATCACCAGCCGCGGCGTGGAAATGGAAGTGACGGGCGACGTGATGCAGGATGTGAAGCTGAGCGCCGGCTACACCTACACCCACGTGCGCGACGCGGATGGCAAGGACGTCTTTTCCACCATGCTGCAAACCACGCAGCCTGCCCACCTGCTGCGCGTACAGGGCACGTGGCGCCTGCCGGCCAGCCTGGACAAGCTGAGCATCGGCGGCGGCATCAACTGGCAAAGCAACTACTACGGCAATATCTGGAATCCCGCCATCGAGGACGATTCACGCATCAAGCAGGGCAGCTATGCGCTGGTCAACCTGATGGCGCGCTACGAGATCAGCAAGAACGTCACGGCCAGCATCAACGTGAACAACCTGCTCGACAAGAAGTACTTCACGGGCCTGGGCCTGTTCCAGACGGGCTTTTACGGCGAACCGCGCAATGTGATGTTCACCGTGCGCACGAAGTTTTAA
- a CDS encoding alginate lyase family protein, which yields MSAHLMRRRTLLAGLLALPLAGLRAAPRPHDGPLAFALTSAARARTLKARVAPAIAEQVLKAARKDATRPVHLMAEVRTGGLLKGEGGRETSQQAQEDWRQARLQALAWRLSGELAHFEAARQLLLAWSGSYAPSFSPVDETELASLLMGFDLVQERLNGVEREQVQAFCRTLAQGYLSDPIKVGGPSTARNNWHSHRIKIGTAAAYVTGDALLIARAKERFLAHVPRNIGAGGVPFDFEQRDALHYTTYSLEPLLTTALMAQAHGDDWYGAPEARRLAEALAWLAPYAQGKKTHEEFAKSAVPFDRKRVAAGEKGFTGNWEPKGAANVYLLAARFDPAYLSLVLDLRPPAWALALYGA from the coding sequence TTGAGTGCGCACCTGATGCGCCGGCGCACGCTGCTGGCCGGCCTGCTGGCACTTCCCTTGGCGGGCTTGCGCGCGGCGCCGCGCCCGCACGACGGCCCGCTGGCGTTTGCGCTGACGTCTGCCGCACGCGCCCGCACGCTCAAGGCGCGCGTGGCGCCGGCCATTGCGGAACAGGTGCTCAAGGCGGCACGCAAGGATGCGACGCGGCCCGTGCACTTGATGGCCGAAGTGCGCACGGGCGGCTTGCTGAAGGGAGAGGGCGGGCGCGAGACCAGCCAGCAGGCGCAGGAAGACTGGCGCCAGGCGCGCTTGCAGGCGCTGGCCTGGCGGCTGTCGGGCGAGCTGGCGCATTTCGAGGCGGCGCGCCAGCTGCTGCTGGCCTGGAGCGGCAGCTATGCACCCTCGTTCAGTCCCGTCGACGAGACGGAGCTGGCCAGCCTGCTGATGGGTTTTGACCTGGTACAGGAGCGCTTGAACGGCGTCGAGCGCGAGCAGGTGCAGGCGTTTTGCCGCACCCTGGCACAAGGGTATCTGAGTGACCCCATCAAGGTCGGCGGCCCGTCCACGGCGCGCAACAACTGGCACAGCCACCGCATCAAGATCGGCACGGCCGCCGCGTATGTGACGGGCGACGCCTTGCTGATCGCGCGCGCGAAAGAGCGCTTCCTGGCGCACGTGCCGCGCAATATCGGTGCCGGCGGCGTGCCCTTCGACTTCGAACAGCGCGACGCCCTGCATTACACCACCTACAGCCTGGAGCCGCTGCTGACGACGGCCCTGATGGCGCAGGCGCATGGCGACGACTGGTACGGCGCGCCGGAAGCGCGGCGCCTGGCCGAGGCGCTGGCCTGGCTGGCGCCGTATGCGCAGGGCAAAAAGACGCACGAGGAATTCGCCAAAAGCGCCGTGCCCTTCGACCGCAAGCGCGTGGCGGCCGGCGAAAAGGGCTTTACGGGGAATTGGGAGCCGAAGGGCGCCGCCAATGTGTACCTGCTGGCGGCGCGCTTCGATCCCGCTTACCTGTCGCTGGTCCTGGACTTGCGCCCGCCAGCCTGGGCGCTGGCGCTGTATGGCGCTTAG
- a CDS encoding gamma-glutamyl-gamma-aminobutyrate hydrolase family protein, with protein sequence MSDEKDPQQPPSTDPAPPEPAPARPDRVGRRAPDDEHRARDAAPRYLKDNDTPLALAWRVISSRYRSMRDKASRDFMRRTLRIGISARIFHPEPGATGLRSKNLQYLEESIAQWVMSRDVLVFMIPTVNTSGQLHPSNITLRHYARHLDGLVLQGGADVSPQTYSEAATRPEWNGDRARDLYELELLHEFVDAGKPVLGICRGCQLINVGFGGTLYQDIASDVEGATSHVNDLYDRHRHTIVFPKGSSLAGMFPKTGEALVNSIHHQSVKDLGRDVTVEAYSQGDNIVEAIRYQRARFVMGLQWHPEFHSAGGVELLDCTPILDNFLRAARETRF encoded by the coding sequence ATGTCAGACGAAAAAGATCCCCAGCAGCCCCCGTCCACCGACCCAGCGCCACCAGAGCCAGCACCGGCGCGGCCCGACCGGGTGGGCCGCCGGGCGCCCGATGACGAGCACCGCGCGCGCGACGCCGCTCCCCGCTACCTGAAGGATAACGACACGCCGCTGGCGCTGGCCTGGCGGGTGATCTCGTCGCGCTACCGCTCCATGCGCGACAAGGCCAGCCGCGATTTCATGCGGCGCACCCTGCGCATCGGCATCTCGGCCCGCATTTTCCACCCAGAGCCGGGCGCCACTGGCCTGCGCAGCAAGAACCTGCAATACCTGGAAGAGTCGATCGCCCAATGGGTCATGTCGCGCGACGTGCTGGTGTTCATGATCCCGACGGTCAATACCAGCGGCCAGCTACACCCGAGCAACATCACCCTGCGCCACTATGCGCGCCACCTGGACGGCCTGGTGCTGCAGGGCGGCGCCGACGTCTCGCCGCAGACATATTCCGAGGCGGCCACGCGGCCCGAATGGAACGGCGACCGCGCGCGCGACCTGTACGAGCTGGAACTGCTGCACGAATTCGTCGATGCGGGCAAACCCGTGCTGGGCATATGCCGCGGCTGCCAACTGATCAACGTGGGCTTTGGCGGCACCCTGTACCAGGACATCGCCTCGGACGTGGAAGGCGCTACCTCGCACGTCAACGACCTGTATGACCGCCACCGCCACACCATCGTTTTCCCGAAAGGCTCGTCCTTGGCGGGCATGTTTCCTAAAACGGGCGAGGCGCTCGTCAATTCCATCCACCACCAGTCGGTCAAGGATCTGGGACGCGACGTCACCGTGGAAGCGTATTCGCAAGGGGACAATATCGTCGAAGCCATCCGCTATCAGCGGGCGCGTTTCGTCATGGGCTTGCAGTGGCATCCTGAATTCCATTCGGCGGGCGGCGTCGAGCTGCTCGATTGCACGCCCATCCTCGATAATTTCTTGCGCGCGGCGCGGGAGACGCGGTTTTGA
- the dapA gene encoding 4-hydroxy-tetrahydrodipicolinate synthase, which yields MNQYACDHAMSSMRITAHFQGIWVPMVTPFHDGDGDIDFGAAQQLACELAASGIDGLVVCGTTGEAAMLSAAEQTMLLDSVLEAVGPRFPVVMGIGGSDTRSVVSAVQRYNDHPLAGLLISAPAYVRPSQDGIARHFQAIAAATDQSIVLYNVPARTGVNIEPQTAALLARDSHFVAIKEAGGKLQQLGELLLDTRLDVLCGDDALLLASLSMGGHGAMSAAAQVRPDLYAQLYHLVKQGRHGAAGALFKTMLPVIRLLFAEPNPAPVKAALAMQGKLRNALRLPMTQMSAAGQAALAATLEPLLALPAWTASDRDAPREGCLLQLVSPANIMPAVRQDDHRHHG from the coding sequence ATGAACCAGTATGCCTGCGACCACGCGATGTCGTCGATGCGCATCACCGCGCACTTCCAGGGCATCTGGGTGCCGATGGTCACGCCCTTCCATGATGGCGATGGCGACATCGACTTCGGCGCGGCCCAGCAGCTCGCGTGCGAGCTGGCCGCCAGCGGCATCGATGGCCTGGTGGTGTGCGGCACCACGGGCGAAGCGGCCATGCTGAGCGCCGCCGAACAGACCATGCTGTTAGATAGCGTGCTCGAAGCCGTCGGCCCCCGCTTTCCCGTCGTGATGGGGATAGGCGGCAGCGATACGCGCAGCGTCGTCTCCGCCGTGCAGCGCTACAACGACCATCCGCTGGCGGGCCTGCTGATCTCCGCTCCCGCGTATGTGCGCCCGTCGCAGGACGGCATCGCGCGCCACTTCCAGGCCATCGCCGCCGCCACCGACCAATCCATCGTGCTGTACAACGTGCCGGCCCGCACGGGCGTCAATATCGAACCGCAGACGGCCGCGCTGCTGGCGCGCGACTCGCACTTCGTCGCCATCAAGGAAGCGGGCGGCAAGCTGCAGCAGCTGGGCGAACTGCTGCTCGACACGCGCCTGGACGTCTTGTGCGGCGACGATGCCCTGCTGCTGGCCAGCCTGTCCATGGGCGGCCACGGCGCCATGTCGGCCGCCGCCCAGGTGCGTCCCGACCTGTATGCGCAGCTGTACCACCTGGTCAAACAGGGCCGCCACGGCGCCGCCGGCGCCCTGTTCAAGACCATGCTGCCCGTCATCCGCCTGCTGTTTGCCGAACCGAATCCCGCTCCCGTCAAGGCGGCGCTGGCCATGCAGGGCAAGCTGCGCAACGCCTTGCGCCTGCCGATGACGCAGATGTCGGCCGCCGGCCAGGCCGCCCTGGCCGCGACGCTCGAACCCCTGCTGGCACTGCCCGCATGGACAGCCAGCGACAGGGATGCGCCGCGCGAAGGCTGTCTGCTGCAGCTGGTCTCCCCTGCCAACATCATGCCAGCCGTACGCCAAGATGATCATCGCCATCACGGATGA
- a CDS encoding cobyrinic acid ac-diamide synthase, protein MEKSILAGRLAASRALAGRKVLLLDADPRQGAMAQARNMHDGAMHGSLTRPRLMARAISAKGLQPELEHLVHCYHDIVIDSEGRDSMGSRSALIAARVLVVPLDGVVDATAQSGLARRIAHARSVNPELRVLLATDTQAAPAHALATQIPAARVVSLGQLYCAVFNLRS, encoded by the coding sequence ATGGAGAAATCCATCCTGGCCGGGCGGCTGGCCGCTTCGCGCGCGCTGGCCGGACGCAAAGTATTGCTGCTCGATGCCGATCCGCGCCAGGGCGCCATGGCGCAGGCCAGGAACATGCACGACGGCGCCATGCACGGCAGCCTGACGCGGCCGCGCCTGATGGCGCGCGCCATCAGCGCCAAGGGCTTGCAACCGGAGCTCGAACACCTGGTGCACTGCTACCATGACATCGTCATCGACAGCGAGGGCCGCGACTCCATGGGCAGCCGTTCGGCCCTGATCGCCGCGCGCGTACTGGTGGTGCCGCTCGACGGTGTCGTCGACGCCACTGCGCAATCAGGGCTGGCGCGCCGCATCGCGCACGCGCGCAGCGTCAACCCCGAGCTGCGCGTCCTGCTGGCAACGGACACCCAGGCGGCACCCGCCCATGCCCTGGCCACGCAGATTCCGGCCGCCCGCGTGGTCAGCCTGGGACAGCTGTATTGCGCCGTTTTCAACCTGCGTTCTTAA
- a CDS encoding TorF family putative porin has product MNKMLLALAVATAFTGSLAHADEAKPDNEVSFNVAGVSDYRYRGISQTRLKPALQGGADYVNNPTGLYAGAWASTIKWTKDAGGSGDVEVDLYAGKRGQLNDAIGYDVGVLAYVYADNGLNHVAGLANADTQEIYGQLSYGPAYIKYSHAVSNLFGIVNSKNSAYLDIGANIDLTNGWTGNLHAGHQKVNNNDAASYTDWKVGVTRDFGVVTGALAVIGTNAGKSAYASPVNGKFMGKTALQLTVSKTF; this is encoded by the coding sequence ATGAATAAAATGCTACTTGCACTTGCCGTCGCCACTGCTTTTACGGGCAGCCTGGCCCACGCGGACGAGGCCAAGCCGGACAATGAAGTGAGTTTCAACGTGGCCGGCGTGTCCGACTACCGCTACCGCGGCATCTCGCAGACGCGCTTGAAACCGGCGCTGCAGGGCGGCGCCGACTACGTCAACAACCCGACGGGCCTGTACGCGGGCGCCTGGGCGTCGACTATCAAGTGGACCAAGGATGCGGGCGGCAGCGGCGACGTGGAAGTGGACCTGTATGCGGGCAAGCGCGGTCAGTTGAACGACGCCATTGGCTATGACGTGGGCGTGCTCGCGTATGTGTATGCGGACAACGGCTTGAATCACGTCGCCGGCCTGGCCAACGCGGACACGCAGGAAATCTATGGCCAGCTGTCGTACGGCCCCGCCTATATCAAGTATTCGCACGCCGTCTCCAACCTGTTCGGTATCGTCAACAGCAAGAACAGCGCTTACCTGGACATCGGCGCGAATATCGACCTGACGAACGGCTGGACCGGCAACCTGCACGCGGGCCACCAGAAGGTCAACAACAATGATGCGGCCAGCTACACGGACTGGAAAGTGGGCGTCACGCGCGATTTCGGCGTCGTGACAGGCGCGCTGGCCGTGATCGGCACGAACGCGGGCAAGTCGGCCTATGCCTCGCCCGTGAATGGCAAATTCATGGGCAAGACGGCGCTGCAGCTGACGGTCAGCAAGACGTTTTAA
- the kdpE gene encoding two-component system response regulator KdpE, producing the protein MNEPSATALLVEDEPQIRRFVRAALEDEGWQIFESATMQRGLIDAGTRRPDLIVLDLGLPDGDGIDFIADIRKWSAVPIIVLSARVDEQDKIRALDAGADDYLTKPFGVGELLARVRATLRRQRQPAASDDGVVQFGDVRVDLKDRLVTRNKQLVHMTPTEFRLLSVLVKNAGRVVTNPQLLREVWGPSNSENGHYLRIYMGHLRQKLEADPAQPQYLLTETAVGYRLLLPL; encoded by the coding sequence ATGAACGAACCTTCCGCCACCGCCTTGCTGGTCGAGGATGAACCGCAAATCCGCCGCTTCGTGCGCGCCGCGCTGGAAGACGAGGGCTGGCAGATTTTCGAGTCGGCCACCATGCAGCGGGGCCTGATCGATGCGGGCACGCGCCGGCCCGACCTGATCGTGCTGGATCTGGGCCTGCCCGACGGCGACGGCATCGACTTCATCGCCGACATCCGCAAATGGTCGGCCGTTCCCATCATTGTGCTGTCGGCGCGGGTCGACGAGCAGGACAAGATCCGCGCGCTCGACGCGGGCGCCGACGACTATCTGACCAAGCCGTTTGGCGTGGGCGAATTGCTGGCCCGCGTGCGCGCCACCCTGCGCCGCCAGCGCCAGCCCGCCGCCAGCGATGACGGCGTGGTGCAGTTCGGCGACGTGCGCGTCGACCTGAAGGACCGGCTGGTCACGCGCAACAAGCAGCTGGTGCACATGACGCCGACGGAATTTCGTTTGCTGTCCGTGCTCGTGAAAAACGCGGGCAGGGTGGTCACCAATCCGCAGCTGCTGCGCGAAGTGTGGGGGCCGTCGAACAGCGAAAACGGCCACTACCTGCGCATCTACATGGGCCATCTGCGCCAGAAGCTGGAAGCCGATCCGGCCCAGCCGCAGTACTTGCTGACGGAAACGGCCGTCGGCTACCGCTTGCTGCTGCCGCTCTAA